One part of the Ignavibacteriales bacterium genome encodes these proteins:
- a CDS encoding ATP-grasp domain-containing protein, with translation MKKEHADEVSTHPRSGGNGEGEVSVAAQTKLQETRHDTYAEWDSEATILAVKAALAERHSVTMFEATEDAPQRLLEARPDIVFNIAEGLRGPSREAQIPAILDMLGIPYTGSDPVTLGICLDKARAKEILSFYQIPNPAFHVIASVDELRHCSVEFPSVVKPLHEGSSKGILNASIVRTQNELEVQVERVLNEYAEPALVEKFLPGREFTVALLGNGQSLRVFPIVEIRLDKLPAGVNPLYSYEAKWVWDQSDHPVEMYDCPAKIDADLERRIKETCIKVFTVLRCRDWSRIDIRLDEHGTPNIVELNPLPGILPNPDDHSSFPMAARAAGFSYNAMLNAVLDAAIQRYGIA, from the coding sequence ATGAAGAAGGAACACGCGGATGAAGTTTCGACTCATCCCCGGAGTGGTGGCAATGGAGAGGGTGAGGTGTCGGTTGCAGCGCAAACGAAACTTCAGGAGACGAGACACGACACATACGCAGAATGGGACAGCGAAGCGACCATTCTCGCCGTGAAGGCAGCTTTGGCGGAGCGACACAGCGTGACGATGTTCGAAGCGACTGAGGATGCTCCCCAACGACTTCTCGAAGCCCGACCCGATATTGTGTTCAACATCGCGGAAGGATTGAGAGGACCCTCCCGAGAAGCGCAGATCCCCGCCATCCTGGACATGCTTGGAATCCCGTACACAGGATCTGATCCTGTAACGCTGGGAATCTGTCTGGACAAGGCGCGCGCGAAAGAGATTCTTTCCTTTTATCAAATCCCCAATCCGGCATTTCACGTCATCGCATCGGTCGACGAGCTTCGGCATTGCTCTGTCGAATTCCCGTCCGTCGTGAAACCTCTGCACGAAGGATCGAGCAAGGGGATTCTGAACGCTTCTATCGTCCGGACGCAGAATGAACTTGAAGTTCAGGTCGAACGCGTTCTGAACGAATACGCGGAACCGGCTCTCGTTGAAAAGTTCCTCCCCGGTCGCGAATTCACCGTCGCGCTTCTTGGAAACGGCCAATCTTTGCGTGTTTTCCCAATAGTAGAAATTCGCCTGGACAAACTTCCCGCCGGGGTCAATCCCCTCTATTCATATGAGGCAAAATGGGTGTGGGATCAGAGCGACCATCCGGTGGAAATGTATGACTGTCCGGCGAAAATTGATGCCGACCTTGAACGCCGCATCAAAGAGACTTGTATAAAGGTGTTCACTGTTTTACGATGCCGCGATTGGTCGAGGATCGACATTCGTCTGGATGAGCACGGAACGCCGAATATCGTTGAGTTGAATCCTCTTCCGGGAATTCTGCCGAATCCCGATGATCATTCGAGCTTTCCGATGGCGGCGCGGGCGGCCGGATTTTCTTATAACGCAATGCTTAACGCTGTCTTGGATGCAGCCATCCAGAGATATGGAATTGCTTAA